In Drosophila subpulchrella strain 33 F10 #4 breed RU33 chromosome 3R, RU_Dsub_v1.1 Primary Assembly, whole genome shotgun sequence, the following are encoded in one genomic region:
- the LOC119545675 gene encoding protein mini spindles isoform X4 — MAEDTEYKKLPVEERCVHKLWKARVDGYEEAAKIFRDLDDEKSPEWSKFAGLIKKMVVDSNAMAQEKGLEAALIFVENSGLAGRTVGDVMTGIVQKCIAAPKTKTKELSVQVALMYVEIEKQEAVVEELVKGMEAKNPKIVSACVAATTLALREFGHKVIGVKPLIKKLAPLMSDRDKAVRDEGKQLAVEIYRWIGAAMKPQISTLPQVTLKELEDEFEKLKGERAEPSRYLKSQQEKQAKIADAAAVEDAYNEEDGDAGPEEIDPIDLLDPVDILSKMPKDFYDKLEEKKWTLRKESLEVLEKLLTENPKLENGEYGALVSALKKVITKDSNVVLVAMAGKCLALLAKGLAKRFSNYASACVPSLLEKFKEKKPNVVTALREAIDAIYTSTSLEAQQESIVESLANKNPSVKSETALFLARALTRTQPAALNKKLLKLVTTSLVKTLNEPDPTVRDSSAEALGTLMKLMGEKAVTPLLADVDPLKMVKIKECHDKAEIKIKVAGPKKEARPASAPTAKAAGPAKATGGSADPKPVSRPATSGARKVLKKPSAGAAGGGASASSAASKATGKALATERELTPEDLQEKSEEILSADILNGLVDSNWKNRLAAVEQLLGEITGFDAKQAGISQILIRTISGRKPGLKEMNFQVLKFKLDIIRSVAENYPLTTTTVDLVVNEITEKLADAKNGAAAADVLTAFAEATKLEYIVGKVLSFAFEQKSPKVQSEAFNWVGKSITEFGFQLQPKTLIEDVRKGVQSTNPTVRAAAIQLVGIMSMYMGNALMMFFDSEKPALKSQIQVEFDKNVGEKPPKPVRGVQRSSGGAAGNSPDNEDDDGGAAGEEEPINMADLLPRVDIAPQITEALLKEMSDKDWKTRNEGLTKLQAIISEARLIKPSIGDLAPALAHRLVDSNAKIAQTSLAICEQLATAMGAGCRNHVRTLFPGFLHALGDNKSFVRAAALNCINSFGEKGGYKEFFESEMIADALKGGSPALKTELWAWLADKLPGLPPKSVSKEDLHSMVPHLYAHICDRNADVRKNANEAVLGIMIHLGFDALNRALDKQKPASKKDIYAALEKARPNLPVKPLPKGKQQAPIPEEPKAKTVRGGGAGGIQKSASARAAGGQDKLPAPARKKDEDIDTSPLLAANNSKNQRLLDEQKMKVLKWTFVTPREEFTDLLRDQMMAANVNKALIANMFHDDFRYHLKVIEQLSEDLPGNSKALVCNLDLILKWLTLRFYDTNPSVLIKGLEYLVQVFQMLIDQEYILAENEGSCFVPHLLLKIGDPKDAVRNGVRRVLRQVILVFPFVKVFAYVMEGLKSKNARQRTECLDELSFLIETYGMNIAPQAAVREIARQISDRDNSVRNAALNCIVQVFFLSGEKTYKMIGHLNEKDLSMLDERIKRAKKTKKPTPPASVDMPTGRQAAQRHDSIEIEDAEVGNGCDELPPPDDEGTFDQAPSSQLLLLQQHLHQLQQQTQQQKSSGPFGLDSQVISEIEKDWVRVDQMESKPLLNVDISSLDEPIKVRPTRAGIHYPQEKFDRLISRQHYMQQTLTTSPSSTGGMTSGISPYRSPMRMQNQQPPQQLENNVPNLADVLPKHDPQLVKVIRGVSSTDTLKARAAINELAAIIEAPEKQAVLRDYEEIFIQNVLAQFKNLSQIPSAQSVVVYQPLLSILYTFFHANILGKTLSVACIKNLMSALLNLMADPKLAVGDDSQYNKVINGICLKVLDKVDFTNLNCALIRLLRETCPEAKLPKFTDLLMKCIWRNVKMLPERSNELNYDAVILEVHEFMLALPSTWWQNRPSDTPMRTIKTILHNMAKVKGNAILQHLNQIPTHSELHTYLIRILKNFQKDGSAAGIGASPQRAKEIASKRISHQTHDTVSQIFKLISDRDTKQQGLQKLYDFKQQNPDIDLSTFLQGSSATFHKYIEEGLAEIERNQNAGSAQAPDNRTAATRSYLTDVNYQNTGHDADFWMDRLQYHLSGGGVAGKLASARSADDGSHMLDNKVVDENLCLNGMNSQKASLIKRDKRDMSPNRLQALQAKLAQIKKENHAQ, encoded by the exons ATGGCCGAGGATACCGAGTACAAGAAGTTGCCGGTGGAGGAACGGTGTGTCCATAAACTATGGAAGGCCCGTGTCGATGGTTACGAGGAGGCCGCCAAGATCTTCCGCGACCTGGACGACGAGAAGTCACCGGAGTGGTCCAAATTCGCTGGCCTCATCAAGAAGATGGTGGTCGACTCGAATGCAATGGCCCAGGAGAAGGGCCTGGAGGCGGCCCTCATCTTTGTGGAGAACAGCGGCCTAGCCGGACGCACAGTGGGCGATGTGATGACCGGCATCGTCCAGAAGTGCATTGCGGCACCAAAGACAAAGACCAAGGAGCTCTCCGTCCAGGTGGCACTCATGTATGTGGAGATCGAGAAGCAGGAGGCCGTCGTCGAAGAGCTGGTCAAGGGTATGGAGGCCAAGAACCCCAAGATTGTATCCGCCTGTGTGGCAGCCACCACCCTGGCCCTCCGTGAATTCGGACATAAAGTAATAGGCGTCAAGCCTTTGATTAAGAAGCTAGCCCCGCTGATGTCAGATCGAGATAAAGCCGTCCGAGACGAGGGCAAGCAGCTGGCGGTGGAGATCTACCGCTGGATCGGTGCAGCCATGAAGCCGCAGATCTCAACGTTGCCACAAGTAACGCTTAAGGAGCTGGAGGATGAATTCGAGAAGCTCAAGGGTGAACGTGCGGAGCCCTCTAGATATCTGAAATCTCAGCAAGAGAAGCAAGCAAAGATTGCCGATGCAGCAGCTGTCGAGGATGCTTATAATG AAGAAGATGGCGATGCTGGACCTGAAGAAATCGATCCCATTGATCTTCTCGATCCCGTTGACATACTCTCCAAAATGCCCAAGGATTTTTACGACAAGCTAGAGGAAAAGAAGTGGACACTGAGGAAGGAATCGCTGGAGGTCCTAGAGAAGCTGCTTACGGAAAATCCCAAGCTGGAGAACGGCGAGTATGGAGCACTAGTGAGCGCTCTGAAGAAGGTTATTACCAAGGACTCCAACGTAGTCCTGGTAGCCATGGCCGGCAAGTGTCTGGCTCTGCTGGCCAAAGGATTGGCCAAGCGCTTTTCCAACTATGCATCG GCTTGTGTCCCATCCCTCTTGGAGAAATTCAAGGAGAAGAAACCCAATGTTGTGACCGCACTGCGCGAGGCCATCGATGCCATCTACACCTCCACCTCGCTGGAGGCCCAGCAAGAATCCATTGTGGAGTCGCTGGCCAATAAGAATCCAAGTGTTAAATCCGAAACGGCCTTGTTTTTGGCCCGTGCCCTGACTCGCACTCAGCCAGCCGCGCTAAACAAGAAGCTGCTCAAGCTTGTGACTACCAGTCTTGTGAAGACGCTCAACGAGCCGGATCCCACGGTCCGCGACAGCAGCGCCGAAGCTCTGGGAACTTTAATGAAGCTAATGGGCGAAAAGGCGGTGACCCCCCTGCTAGCCGACGTTGATCCCCTAAAGATGGTTAAGATCAAGGAGTGTCACGACAAGGCAGAGATCAAAATCAAGGTTGCTGGACCAAAGAAGGAGGCAAGACCCGCTTCAGCACCGACTGCGAAAGCCGCTGGTCCTGCCAAGGCCACGGGAGGCAGTGCGGATCCTAAGCCAGTTTCCCGACCGGCCACCAGTGGGGCACGCAAGGTGCTGAAGAAGCCCTCGGCTGGTGCTGCGGGTGGAGGTGCATCTGCCTCATCTGCAGCCTCTAAAGCGACCGGAAAAGCTCTAGCCACAGAACGCGAACTAACACCAGAGGATTTGCAGGAAAAATCCGAGGAAATTCTATCAGCCGACATACTTAATGGATTGGTAGACTCCAATTGGAAGAATCGCCTCGCTGCCGTGGAGCAGCTTCTGGGCGAAATCACCGGCTTCGATGCAAAACAGGCGGGAATATCACAGATCCTCATCCGGACAATTAGCGGACGCAAGCCCGGCCTCAAAGAAATGAATTTCCAGGTACTCAAGTTCAAGCTGGACATAATCCGCAGTGTGGCCGAGAACTATCCGCTGACTACGACAACCGTAGACCTGGTGGTTAACGAAATAACCGAGAAGCTTGCTGATGCCAAGAACGGAGCAGCAGCTGCCGATGTACTAACCGCCTTTGCTGAAGCCACCAAACTGGAGTACATAGTGGGTAAAGTGCTAAGCTTCGCCTTCGAGCAGAAATCGCCAAAGGTGCAGTCGGAGGCCTTTAACTGGGTGGGCAAATCCATCACAGAGTTTGGCTTCCAATTGCAGCCGAAGACACTCATCGAGGATGTGCGAAAGGGAGTGCAGAGCACCAATCCAACGGTTCGTGCCGCTGCCATCCAGCTCGTGGGCATCATGTCTATGTATATGGGCAATGCTCTTATGATGTTCTTCGACAGTGAGAAGCCGGCCCTAAAGTCCCAGATCCAGGTGGAGTTCGACAAAAATGTGGGCgaaaaaccgcccaagccgGTGAGGGGAGTTCAGCGCAGTAGTGGCGGAGCAGCTGGAAATTCACCAGACAATGAGGACGACGATGGTGGTGCAGCCGGAGAAGAGGAACCCATTAACATGGCTGATCTCCTACCCCGCGTTGACATTGCCCCACAGATTACAGAGGCACTGCTAAAAGAGATGTCCGACAAGGACTGGAAGACTCGCAACGAGGGATTGACTAAGCTGCAGGCCATTATTTCAGAGGCAAGGCTGATCAAACCCAGTATCGGGGACTTAGCTCCTGCTCTGGCGCACCGGCTGGTGGATTCCAATGCAAAGATTGCCCAGACGTCGCTTGCCATTTGCGAGCAGCTTGCCACGGCCATGGGCGCTGGATGTCGCAACCATGTGCGCACCCTGTTCCCTGGGTTTCTGCACGCACTCGGGGATAACAAGAGTTTTGTGAGGGCCGCAGCGCTCAACTGTATCAACAGTTTTGGCGAGAAGGGCGGATACAAGGAGTTCTTCGAGAGCGAAATGATAGCCGATGCTCTAAAGGGAGGATCCCCCGCTTTGAAGACCGAGTTGTGGGCTTGGCTGGCGGACAAACTGCCAGGCCTTCCCCCCAAGTCGGTGTCAAAGGAGGATCTCCATTCAATGGTGCCGCACTTATACGCTCACATCTGTGATCGCAATGCCGATGTGCGGAAGAACGCCAACGAGGCGGTGCTGGGTATTATGATTCACCTTGGATTTGACGCTTTAAACCGCGCTCTGGACAAGCAGAAGCCCGCCTCCAAGAAGGATATCTATGCGGCCCTGGAGAAGGCCCGTCCTAATCTCCCAGTAAAGCCGCTGCCCAAGGGCAAGCAGCAAGCCCCAATACCCGAGGAGCCAAAGGCCAAGACAGTGCGTGGTGGAGGAGCAGGTGGAATCCAGAAGAGTGCCTCCGCCCGCGCTGCCGGAGGACAGGACAAATTGCCCGCACCTGCTCGCAAGAAGGACGAGGATATCGACACATCGCCGCTACTGGCCGCAAACAACTCTAAGAACCAGCGGTTGCTGGACGAACAAAAGATGAAGGTTCTCAAGTGGACATTCGTAACGCCGAGAGAGGAATTCACCGACCTATTACGCGATCAGATGATGGCGGCCAATGTCAATAAAGCGCTGATAGCCAACATGTTCCACGACGATTTTCG CTATCACTTGAAAGTTATCGAGCAGTTGAGCGAAGATCTGCCTGGCAACAGTAAGGCGCTGGTGTGCAATCTGGACCTGATACTTAAATGGTTGACTCTGCGTTTCTACGATACGAACCCTTCTGTGTTGATTAAGGGTCTCGAATATCTGGTGCAGGTCTTCCAGATGCTCATTGACCAGGAGTACATTCTGGCCGAGAACGAGGGCAGTTGCTTTGTGCCCCACCTGCTTTTGAAG ATTGGAGATCCCAAGGATGCTGTCCGAAATGGAGTACGTCGTGTGCTCCGGCAAGTTATCTTGGTCTTCCCCTTCGTCAAGGTCTTTGCCTATGTGATGGAGGGTCTTAAATCGAAGAATGCCCGTCAGCGTACCGAGTGCCTGGACGAGTTATCCTTCCTCATTGAGACTTACGGCATGAACATTGCACCCCAGGCGGCGGTGCGTGAGATTGCTCGCCAGATCTCCGACCGGGATAACTCTGTGCGCAATGCAGCACTCAACTGCATCGTCCAGGTGTTCTTCTTGTCCGGCGAAAAGACATACAAGATGATTGGCCATCTCAACGAGAAGGATCTCTCTATGCTGGATGAGCGCATCAAGCGGGCCAAGAAGACAAAGAAACCGACGCCTCCAGCATCTGTCGATATGCCCACAGGCAGGCAAGCGGCTCAGCGACATGACAGCATCGAGATCGAAGATGCAGAGGTGGGCAACGGTTGCGACGAGCTGCCGCCACCGGACGATGAGGG AACATTTGATCAGGCGCCTTCTTCACAGCTGCTTCTTCTCCAGCAGCATCTTCaccagctgcagcagcagacCCAGCAACAGAAGTCCAGCGGACCATTTGGCTTGGACTCACAGGTGATCAGCGAGATTGAAAAAGACTGGGTCCGCGTGGACCAAATGGAATCAAAGCCGCTactgaacgtggatatctcatCGCTTGACGAGCCCATTAAGGTGCGACCCACTCGAGCAGGCATTCACTATCCGCAGGAGAAGTTCGATCGCCTAATTTCGCGGCAGCACTACATGCAGCAGACGTTGACCACGTCTCCGTCGTCCACCGGCGGAATGACCAGTGGAATCTCGCCGTATCGCAGCCCCATGCGAATGCAGAACCAGCAGCCTCCGCAGCAACTGGAGAACAATGTACCAAA CTTGGCTGATGTTCTGCCCAAGCACGATCCGCAGCTGGTCAAGGTTATCAGGGGTGTGAGCAGCACGGACACCCTCAAGGCTCGAGCGGCCATCAACGAGCTGGCCGCCATCATTGAGGCTCCGGAGAAGCAGGCCGTGCTGCGCGACTACGAGGAAATATTTATTCAGAATGTGCTGGCACAATTcaagaatctctcacagataCCGTCGGCTCAGTCTGTGGTCGTATATCAGCCGCTACTCTCCATTCTGTATACATTTTTCCATGCCAACATTCTGGGCAAAACGCTGAGCGTGGCCTGCATCAAAAATCTCATGTCGGCGCTGCTAAACCTGATGGCCGATCCCAAGTTGGCCGTGGGCGATGACAGTCAGTATAACAAGGTTATCAATGGCATCTGTCTCAAAGTGTTGGACAAGGTGGACTTTACGAATTTAAACTG TGCTTTGATACGTCTATTGCGCGAGACTTGTCCGGAGGCTAAGCTCCCCAAGTTCACGGATCTGCTGATGAAGTGCATCTGGCGCAATGTAAAGATGCTGCCAGAGCGCAGCAATGAGCTGAACTACGACGCCGTGATCCTGGAGGTGCACGAGTTTATGCTGGCCCTGCCCAGCACCTGGTGGCAGAACCGACCGTCGGATACTCCGATGCGCACGATTAAGACCATTCTGCACAACATGGCAAAGGTTAAGGGTAATGCCATTCTGCAGCACCTTAACCAGATTCCCACACACTCGGAGCTGCACACGTACTTGATACGCATCCTTAAG AATTTCCAAAAGGATGGCTCTGCGGCAGGAATTGGTGCCTCCCCCCAGAGAGCCAAGGAAATTGCCTCCAAGCGTATTTCGCACCAAACTCATGATACAGTATCTCAGATCTTTAAACTGATCTCGGATAGAGATACCAAACAGCAAGGTCTCCAGAAGCTTTACGACTTTAAG CAACAAAATCCAGATATCGATCTGAGTACCTTCCTGCAAGGTTCCAGTGCCACTTTCCACAAGTACATCGAGGAGGGTCTGGCCGAAATCGAACGCAACCAGAACGCCGGATCTGCACAGGCGCCTGATAATCGCACGG CCGCTACTCGTTCTTATCTCACAGATGTCAACTACCAGAACACCGGTCACGATGCCGATTTTTGGATGGACCGCCTTCAGTATCACCTCTCCGGCGGAGGCGTGGCCGGTAAATTGGCTTCTGCCCGTTCAGCAGACGATGGATCCCACATGCTGGACAACAAGGTGGTCGACGAGAATCTCTGCCTGAACGGGATGAACTCACAGAAGGCGTCCCTCATCAAGCGGGAT AAGCGCGACATGTCGCCCAATCGCTTGCAGGCTCTCCAGGCAAAGCTGGCGCAGATCAAGAAGGAGAATCATGCCCAATAA
- the LOC119545675 gene encoding protein mini spindles isoform X7 encodes MAEDTEYKKLPVEERCVHKLWKARVDGYEEAAKIFRDLDDEKSPEWSKFAGLIKKMVVDSNAMAQEKGLEAALIFVENSGLAGRTVGDVMTGIVQKCIAAPKTKTKELSVQVALMYVEIEKQEAVVEELVKGMEAKNPKIVSACVAATTLALREFGHKVIGVKPLIKKLAPLMSDRDKAVRDEGKQLAVEIYRWIGAAMKPQISTLPQVTLKELEDEFEKLKGERAEPSRYLKSQQEKQAKIADAAAVEDAYNEEDGDAGPEEIDPIDLLDPVDILSKMPKDFYDKLEEKKWTLRKESLEVLEKLLTENPKLENGEYGALVSALKKVITKDSNVVLVAMAGKCLALLAKGLAKRFSNYASACVPSLLEKFKEKKPNVVTALREAIDAIYTSTSLEAQQESIVESLANKNPSVKSETALFLARALTRTQPAALNKKLLKLVTTSLVKTLNEPDPTVRDSSAEALGTLMKLMGEKAVTPLLADVDPLKMVKIKECHDKAEIKIKVAGPKKEARPASAPTAKAAGPAKATGGSADPKPVSRPATSGARKVLKKPSAGAAGGGASASSAASKATGKALATERELTPEDLQEKSEEILSADILNGLVDSNWKNRLAAVEQLLGEITGFDAKQAGISQILIRTISGRKPGLKEMNFQVLKFKLDIIRSVAENYPLTTTTVDLVVNEITEKLADAKNGAAAADVLTAFAEATKLEYIVGKVLSFAFEQKSPKVQSEAFNWVGKSITEFGFQLQPKTLIEDVRKGVQSTNPTVRAAAIQLVGIMSMYMGNALMMFFDSEKPALKSQIQVEFDKNVGEKPPKPVRGVQRSSGGAAGNSPDNEDDDGGAAGEEEPINMADLLPRVDIAPQITEALLKEMSDKDWKTRNEGLTKLQAIISEARLIKPSIGDLAPALAHRLVDSNAKIAQTSLAICEQLATAMGAGCRNHVRTLFPGFLHALGDNKSFVRAAALNCINSFGEKGGYKEFFESEMIADALKGGSPALKTELWAWLADKLPGLPPKSVSKEDLHSMVPHLYAHICDRNADVRKNANEAVLGIMIHLGFDALNRALDKQKPASKKDIYAALEKARPNLPVKPLPKGKQQAPIPEEPKAKTVRGGGAGGIQKSASARAAGGQDKLPAPARKKDEDIDTSPLLAANNSKNQRLLDEQKMKVLKWTFVTPREEFTDLLRDQMMAANVNKALIANMFHDDFRYHLKVIEQLSEDLPGNSKALVCNLDLILKWLTLRFYDTNPSVLIKGLEYLVQVFQMLIDQEYILAENEGSCFVPHLLLKIGDPKDAVRNGVRRVLRQVILVFPFVKVFAYVMEGLKSKNARQRTECLDELSFLIETYGMNIAPQAAVREIARQISDRDNSVRNAALNCIVQVFFLSGEKTYKMIGHLNEKDLSMLDERIKRAKKTKKPTPPASVDMPTGRQAAQRHDSIEIEDAEVGNGCDELPPPDDEGPIYLVLSLVSALYSRGLETVVGIVSKALSILGYQYPLRYARH; translated from the exons ATGGCCGAGGATACCGAGTACAAGAAGTTGCCGGTGGAGGAACGGTGTGTCCATAAACTATGGAAGGCCCGTGTCGATGGTTACGAGGAGGCCGCCAAGATCTTCCGCGACCTGGACGACGAGAAGTCACCGGAGTGGTCCAAATTCGCTGGCCTCATCAAGAAGATGGTGGTCGACTCGAATGCAATGGCCCAGGAGAAGGGCCTGGAGGCGGCCCTCATCTTTGTGGAGAACAGCGGCCTAGCCGGACGCACAGTGGGCGATGTGATGACCGGCATCGTCCAGAAGTGCATTGCGGCACCAAAGACAAAGACCAAGGAGCTCTCCGTCCAGGTGGCACTCATGTATGTGGAGATCGAGAAGCAGGAGGCCGTCGTCGAAGAGCTGGTCAAGGGTATGGAGGCCAAGAACCCCAAGATTGTATCCGCCTGTGTGGCAGCCACCACCCTGGCCCTCCGTGAATTCGGACATAAAGTAATAGGCGTCAAGCCTTTGATTAAGAAGCTAGCCCCGCTGATGTCAGATCGAGATAAAGCCGTCCGAGACGAGGGCAAGCAGCTGGCGGTGGAGATCTACCGCTGGATCGGTGCAGCCATGAAGCCGCAGATCTCAACGTTGCCACAAGTAACGCTTAAGGAGCTGGAGGATGAATTCGAGAAGCTCAAGGGTGAACGTGCGGAGCCCTCTAGATATCTGAAATCTCAGCAAGAGAAGCAAGCAAAGATTGCCGATGCAGCAGCTGTCGAGGATGCTTATAATG AAGAAGATGGCGATGCTGGACCTGAAGAAATCGATCCCATTGATCTTCTCGATCCCGTTGACATACTCTCCAAAATGCCCAAGGATTTTTACGACAAGCTAGAGGAAAAGAAGTGGACACTGAGGAAGGAATCGCTGGAGGTCCTAGAGAAGCTGCTTACGGAAAATCCCAAGCTGGAGAACGGCGAGTATGGAGCACTAGTGAGCGCTCTGAAGAAGGTTATTACCAAGGACTCCAACGTAGTCCTGGTAGCCATGGCCGGCAAGTGTCTGGCTCTGCTGGCCAAAGGATTGGCCAAGCGCTTTTCCAACTATGCATCG GCTTGTGTCCCATCCCTCTTGGAGAAATTCAAGGAGAAGAAACCCAATGTTGTGACCGCACTGCGCGAGGCCATCGATGCCATCTACACCTCCACCTCGCTGGAGGCCCAGCAAGAATCCATTGTGGAGTCGCTGGCCAATAAGAATCCAAGTGTTAAATCCGAAACGGCCTTGTTTTTGGCCCGTGCCCTGACTCGCACTCAGCCAGCCGCGCTAAACAAGAAGCTGCTCAAGCTTGTGACTACCAGTCTTGTGAAGACGCTCAACGAGCCGGATCCCACGGTCCGCGACAGCAGCGCCGAAGCTCTGGGAACTTTAATGAAGCTAATGGGCGAAAAGGCGGTGACCCCCCTGCTAGCCGACGTTGATCCCCTAAAGATGGTTAAGATCAAGGAGTGTCACGACAAGGCAGAGATCAAAATCAAGGTTGCTGGACCAAAGAAGGAGGCAAGACCCGCTTCAGCACCGACTGCGAAAGCCGCTGGTCCTGCCAAGGCCACGGGAGGCAGTGCGGATCCTAAGCCAGTTTCCCGACCGGCCACCAGTGGGGCACGCAAGGTGCTGAAGAAGCCCTCGGCTGGTGCTGCGGGTGGAGGTGCATCTGCCTCATCTGCAGCCTCTAAAGCGACCGGAAAAGCTCTAGCCACAGAACGCGAACTAACACCAGAGGATTTGCAGGAAAAATCCGAGGAAATTCTATCAGCCGACATACTTAATGGATTGGTAGACTCCAATTGGAAGAATCGCCTCGCTGCCGTGGAGCAGCTTCTGGGCGAAATCACCGGCTTCGATGCAAAACAGGCGGGAATATCACAGATCCTCATCCGGACAATTAGCGGACGCAAGCCCGGCCTCAAAGAAATGAATTTCCAGGTACTCAAGTTCAAGCTGGACATAATCCGCAGTGTGGCCGAGAACTATCCGCTGACTACGACAACCGTAGACCTGGTGGTTAACGAAATAACCGAGAAGCTTGCTGATGCCAAGAACGGAGCAGCAGCTGCCGATGTACTAACCGCCTTTGCTGAAGCCACCAAACTGGAGTACATAGTGGGTAAAGTGCTAAGCTTCGCCTTCGAGCAGAAATCGCCAAAGGTGCAGTCGGAGGCCTTTAACTGGGTGGGCAAATCCATCACAGAGTTTGGCTTCCAATTGCAGCCGAAGACACTCATCGAGGATGTGCGAAAGGGAGTGCAGAGCACCAATCCAACGGTTCGTGCCGCTGCCATCCAGCTCGTGGGCATCATGTCTATGTATATGGGCAATGCTCTTATGATGTTCTTCGACAGTGAGAAGCCGGCCCTAAAGTCCCAGATCCAGGTGGAGTTCGACAAAAATGTGGGCgaaaaaccgcccaagccgGTGAGGGGAGTTCAGCGCAGTAGTGGCGGAGCAGCTGGAAATTCACCAGACAATGAGGACGACGATGGTGGTGCAGCCGGAGAAGAGGAACCCATTAACATGGCTGATCTCCTACCCCGCGTTGACATTGCCCCACAGATTACAGAGGCACTGCTAAAAGAGATGTCCGACAAGGACTGGAAGACTCGCAACGAGGGATTGACTAAGCTGCAGGCCATTATTTCAGAGGCAAGGCTGATCAAACCCAGTATCGGGGACTTAGCTCCTGCTCTGGCGCACCGGCTGGTGGATTCCAATGCAAAGATTGCCCAGACGTCGCTTGCCATTTGCGAGCAGCTTGCCACGGCCATGGGCGCTGGATGTCGCAACCATGTGCGCACCCTGTTCCCTGGGTTTCTGCACGCACTCGGGGATAACAAGAGTTTTGTGAGGGCCGCAGCGCTCAACTGTATCAACAGTTTTGGCGAGAAGGGCGGATACAAGGAGTTCTTCGAGAGCGAAATGATAGCCGATGCTCTAAAGGGAGGATCCCCCGCTTTGAAGACCGAGTTGTGGGCTTGGCTGGCGGACAAACTGCCAGGCCTTCCCCCCAAGTCGGTGTCAAAGGAGGATCTCCATTCAATGGTGCCGCACTTATACGCTCACATCTGTGATCGCAATGCCGATGTGCGGAAGAACGCCAACGAGGCGGTGCTGGGTATTATGATTCACCTTGGATTTGACGCTTTAAACCGCGCTCTGGACAAGCAGAAGCCCGCCTCCAAGAAGGATATCTATGCGGCCCTGGAGAAGGCCCGTCCTAATCTCCCAGTAAAGCCGCTGCCCAAGGGCAAGCAGCAAGCCCCAATACCCGAGGAGCCAAAGGCCAAGACAGTGCGTGGTGGAGGAGCAGGTGGAATCCAGAAGAGTGCCTCCGCCCGCGCTGCCGGAGGACAGGACAAATTGCCCGCACCTGCTCGCAAGAAGGACGAGGATATCGACACATCGCCGCTACTGGCCGCAAACAACTCTAAGAACCAGCGGTTGCTGGACGAACAAAAGATGAAGGTTCTCAAGTGGACATTCGTAACGCCGAGAGAGGAATTCACCGACCTATTACGCGATCAGATGATGGCGGCCAATGTCAATAAAGCGCTGATAGCCAACATGTTCCACGACGATTTTCG CTATCACTTGAAAGTTATCGAGCAGTTGAGCGAAGATCTGCCTGGCAACAGTAAGGCGCTGGTGTGCAATCTGGACCTGATACTTAAATGGTTGACTCTGCGTTTCTACGATACGAACCCTTCTGTGTTGATTAAGGGTCTCGAATATCTGGTGCAGGTCTTCCAGATGCTCATTGACCAGGAGTACATTCTGGCCGAGAACGAGGGCAGTTGCTTTGTGCCCCACCTGCTTTTGAAG ATTGGAGATCCCAAGGATGCTGTCCGAAATGGAGTACGTCGTGTGCTCCGGCAAGTTATCTTGGTCTTCCCCTTCGTCAAGGTCTTTGCCTATGTGATGGAGGGTCTTAAATCGAAGAATGCCCGTCAGCGTACCGAGTGCCTGGACGAGTTATCCTTCCTCATTGAGACTTACGGCATGAACATTGCACCCCAGGCGGCGGTGCGTGAGATTGCTCGCCAGATCTCCGACCGGGATAACTCTGTGCGCAATGCAGCACTCAACTGCATCGTCCAGGTGTTCTTCTTGTCCGGCGAAAAGACATACAAGATGATTGGCCATCTCAACGAGAAGGATCTCTCTATGCTGGATGAGCGCATCAAGCGGGCCAAGAAGACAAAGAAACCGACGCCTCCAGCATCTGTCGATATGCCCACAGGCAGGCAAGCGGCTCAGCGACATGACAGCATCGAGATCGAAGATGCAGAGGTGGGCAACGGTTGCGACGAGCTGCCGCCACCGGACGATGAGGG TCCTATCTACCTAGTACTCAGTTTGGTGAGTGCCCTGTACAGCCGAGGGTTGGAAACCGTTGTTGGCATTGTAAGCAAGGCGTTAAGCATTCTCGGATACCAATATCCATTAAGATACGCAAGACACTGA